The Saccharothrix variisporea genome has a segment encoding these proteins:
- a CDS encoding lysophospholipid acyltransferase family protein, translating to MLYWLMKHIFLGPLLNLFFRPKIIEGAENIPKEGGAILASNHLAVSDSFFLPLKLSRRVTFPAKIEYFTGKGLKGAFQRWFFSGVGQVPIDRSSASAAQAALDTGVRIVREGKLLGIYPEGTRSPDGRLYKGKVGVAWIALESGAPVIPVAMFGTDKANPIGSKMWKPYPIRIKIGKPLDFSRYAGLSGDRFVLRSITDEIMYALMELSGQEYVDVYAAKAKEAAAPEKPEADRLPEAKAG from the coding sequence GTGCTCTACTGGTTGATGAAACACATCTTTCTCGGGCCGCTCCTGAACCTGTTCTTCCGCCCGAAGATCATCGAGGGCGCGGAGAACATCCCCAAGGAGGGCGGCGCGATCCTGGCGTCCAACCACCTGGCCGTCTCCGACTCGTTCTTCCTCCCGCTGAAGCTCTCCCGCCGGGTCACGTTCCCCGCCAAGATCGAGTACTTCACCGGCAAGGGCCTCAAGGGCGCGTTCCAGCGCTGGTTCTTCTCCGGCGTCGGCCAGGTCCCGATCGACCGGTCCAGCGCCTCCGCCGCGCAGGCCGCGCTGGACACCGGCGTCCGGATCGTCCGCGAGGGCAAGCTGCTGGGCATCTACCCCGAGGGCACCCGCTCGCCCGACGGCCGCCTCTACAAGGGCAAGGTCGGCGTCGCGTGGATCGCCCTGGAGTCCGGCGCGCCGGTCATCCCGGTCGCCATGTTCGGCACCGACAAGGCCAACCCCATCGGCTCGAAGATGTGGAAGCCGTACCCGATCCGGATCAAGATCGGCAAGCCGCTGGACTTCTCCCGCTACGCCGGGCTCTCCGGCGACCGGTTCGTGCTGCGGTCGATCACCGACGAGATCATGTACGCCCTGATGGAGCTGTCCGGCCAGGAGTACGTGGACGTCTACGCGGCCAAGGCTAAGGAAGCCGCCGCCCCGGAGAAGCCGGAGGCCGATCGCCTGCCCGAGGCGAAGGCCGGCTGA
- a CDS encoding DUF2891 domain-containing protein: MPVTPADDHLLDDTTADRLLSTATANVLRDHPVHWMHVVSSDADLVPQRVLHPVFAGSFDWHSCVHQTWLMVRLLRLRPSLASADEARRALDTLITPAGVQTEADFFAGPMGAFWERPYGWAWLLVLDAELRTWDSAPWDLGPLSEVVRSRYLDWVSHARLPIRAGTHANTAFATGLTLDAARALNDDDLADACAEAALRWHREDRDYGGFEPDAADFLSPALTEADLVRRVLPDFPTWFESFLPTLDEARWKVLREPVPVDDPSDPYGSHLVGLALSRAWCWRSIGDALPDDHRYRQLALTAAEDHREAGLRYVFGHGYYAEHWLGSFATYLSLGAFA; encoded by the coding sequence ATGCCCGTCACCCCTGCGGACGACCACCTGCTGGACGACACCACGGCAGACCGCCTGCTGTCGACCGCGACCGCCAACGTCCTGCGCGATCACCCGGTGCACTGGATGCACGTCGTGTCCTCGGACGCGGACCTGGTGCCGCAGCGGGTGCTGCACCCGGTGTTCGCGGGTTCGTTCGACTGGCACTCGTGCGTGCACCAGACGTGGCTCATGGTCCGGTTGCTGCGCCTGCGCCCTTCCCTCGCCAGCGCCGACGAGGCACGCCGTGCGCTGGACACCCTCATCACCCCCGCGGGCGTGCAGACGGAAGCCGACTTCTTCGCCGGCCCGATGGGCGCGTTCTGGGAACGCCCGTACGGCTGGGCGTGGCTGCTGGTGCTGGACGCGGAGCTGCGAACGTGGGACTCGGCCCCGTGGGACCTGGGACCGCTGTCCGAAGTGGTCCGCTCGCGCTACCTCGACTGGGTGTCACACGCCCGACTGCCCATCCGAGCCGGAACCCACGCCAACACCGCCTTCGCAACCGGCCTGACCCTCGACGCGGCCCGCGCCCTGAACGACGACGACCTGGCCGACGCCTGCGCCGAGGCCGCCCTCCGCTGGCACCGCGAGGACCGCGACTACGGCGGCTTCGAACCGGACGCGGCAGACTTCCTGTCCCCGGCGCTGACCGAGGCAGACCTGGTGCGCCGAGTGCTGCCGGACTTCCCGACGTGGTTCGAGTCGTTCCTGCCAACCCTCGACGAGGCCCGCTGGAAGGTCCTGCGCGAGCCAGTGCCGGTGGACGACCCGAGCGACCCCTACGGCTCCCACCTGGTCGGCTTGGCCCTGTCCCGAGCATGGTGCTGGCGTTCGATCGGCGACGCACTCCCAGACGACCACCGCTACCGCCAACTAGCCCTGACAGCCGCCGAGGACCACCGCGAGGCAGGCCTCCGATACGTCTTCGGCCACGGCTACTACGCCGAACACTGGCTGGGCTCGTTCGCCACGTACCTGTCCCTGGGCGCCTTCGCCTAG
- a CDS encoding ROK family glucokinase, translating to MLTVGVDVGGTSVRAGVVNADGAVLDTARAATPSGEEALEEAIGAAVAEVASRHKVSAVGLAVAGFVAPDRRTVRFAPHLAWRQAPVADRIAARVGMPVVLEHDANAAALAEHRFGAARGAGIAVLVAIGTGIGGALLIDGKVFRGAHGVAPELGHLRLVPDGRPCPCGKNGCWERYCSGTALTTTAVELLARHPGVSTLMAREALGDSRAVTGRRVAAAARDGDPLAKRAMADLARWLGEGLALVADVYDPEVVVIGGGVSESAPLFLDDARERYAAVVTGAGHRPLARIRTAQLGDDAGIVGVATLARELAPTRTARNGRR from the coding sequence TTGCTGACCGTCGGCGTCGACGTCGGCGGGACCAGCGTGCGGGCCGGGGTCGTGAACGCGGACGGCGCCGTCCTGGACACCGCGCGGGCCGCGACCCCGTCCGGCGAGGAGGCGTTGGAGGAGGCGATCGGCGCGGCCGTCGCCGAGGTCGCGTCACGGCACAAGGTGTCGGCGGTGGGCTTGGCGGTGGCCGGGTTCGTCGCGCCCGACCGGCGGACCGTGCGGTTCGCGCCGCACCTGGCGTGGCGGCAGGCCCCCGTGGCGGACCGGATCGCGGCTCGCGTCGGGATGCCGGTGGTGCTGGAGCACGACGCCAACGCGGCGGCCCTGGCCGAGCACCGCTTCGGCGCGGCGCGCGGGGCCGGGATCGCGGTGCTGGTGGCGATCGGGACCGGGATCGGTGGGGCGCTGCTGATCGACGGCAAGGTCTTCCGGGGTGCGCACGGGGTCGCGCCGGAGCTGGGGCACCTGCGGTTGGTGCCGGACGGGCGGCCTTGCCCGTGCGGCAAGAACGGGTGCTGGGAGCGGTACTGCTCCGGGACGGCGTTGACGACGACCGCGGTCGAGCTGCTGGCCCGGCACCCCGGCGTGTCGACGTTGATGGCGCGGGAGGCCCTGGGCGACTCGCGGGCCGTGACCGGTCGGCGGGTGGCGGCGGCGGCGCGGGACGGCGATCCGCTGGCGAAGCGGGCGATGGCCGACCTGGCGCGGTGGCTCGGCGAGGGGCTGGCGCTGGTGGCGGACGTCTACGACCCGGAGGTCGTCGTGATCGGCGGCGGGGTCTCGGAGTCCGCGCCGCTGTTCCTGGACGACGCCCGGGAGCGGTACGCGGCCGTGGTGACCGGGGCGGGGCATCGGCCACTTGCCCGAATCCGGACGGCGCAACTGGGCGACGACGCCGGCATCGTCGGGGTAGCGACGTTGGCCCGGGAGTTGGCACCCACCCGCACCGCGCGCAACGGCCGCCGCTGA
- a CDS encoding phytoene/squalene synthase family protein has product MSELDAAYARCRALNARHGRTFFLATRLLPRRDRPAVHALYGFARWADEIVDDGRHADPAADLDTLERQVEDELAGRPTGHPVLTALADTVRRYRIDHGLFGDFLASMRMDLHTTEYASFAELGKYVHGSAEVIGLQLLPVFGTVAPRAHAEPAAAALGRAFQLTNFLRDIGEDLDRGRVYLPQDVLHAHGVDRELLAWSRRTGRADQRIRRAIQHVMAVTLATYREAEGGIELLQPAARPCVHTALVLYRAILDEIAAADYNVLDKRVVVPNTTRAAVALPGLLKAVTARAVSGRLTWNRPDDH; this is encoded by the coding sequence GTGAGCGAGCTGGACGCCGCCTACGCCCGCTGCCGAGCCCTCAACGCCCGTCACGGTCGCACGTTCTTCCTGGCCACGCGCCTGCTGCCGCGCCGCGACCGACCCGCCGTGCACGCCCTGTACGGCTTCGCGCGCTGGGCCGACGAGATCGTGGACGACGGGCGGCACGCCGACCCGGCCGCCGACCTGGACACCCTGGAACGCCAGGTGGAGGACGAGCTGGCGGGCCGGCCGACCGGGCACCCGGTGCTGACCGCCCTGGCCGACACCGTCCGCCGCTACCGCATCGACCACGGCCTGTTCGGCGACTTCCTGGCGTCCATGCGGATGGACCTGCACACCACCGAGTACGCGTCCTTCGCGGAGCTGGGCAAGTACGTGCACGGGTCCGCGGAGGTCATCGGACTCCAGCTGCTGCCGGTCTTCGGCACCGTCGCCCCGCGCGCCCACGCCGAACCGGCCGCCGCCGCCCTGGGCCGGGCGTTCCAGCTGACCAACTTCCTGCGCGACATCGGCGAAGACCTCGACCGGGGCCGCGTCTACCTGCCCCAGGACGTCCTGCACGCGCACGGCGTCGACCGGGAGCTGCTGGCGTGGTCGCGCCGCACCGGCCGCGCCGACCAGCGCATCCGACGCGCGATCCAGCACGTCATGGCGGTGACGCTGGCCACCTACCGGGAGGCCGAGGGCGGCATCGAACTGCTCCAACCGGCCGCACGACCGTGCGTGCACACCGCGCTGGTCCTTTACCGCGCCATCCTCGACGAGATCGCCGCCGCCGACTACAACGTCCTCGACAAGCGGGTGGTCGTGCCGAACACCACTCGGGCCGCCGTGGCGCTACCCGGTCTGCTCAAGGCCGTGACCGCACGAGCCGTGTCCGGGCGGCTCACCTGGAACCGCCCGGACGACCACTAG
- a CDS encoding Rv2175c family DNA-binding protein, with translation MSAIPAAADVLAPDLEVLDLPQVAERLGLPINRVHQLLRDGQLLAERRNGVLVVPAAFLAAGGVVKGLPGTITVLRDSGYSTDEILRWLFTEDETLPGTPIEALRGDRGREVKRRAQAMGF, from the coding sequence GTGAGTGCGATTCCTGCCGCTGCGGATGTGCTGGCTCCCGACCTGGAGGTGCTCGACCTCCCGCAGGTCGCCGAGCGCCTCGGCTTGCCGATCAACCGTGTCCACCAGTTGTTGCGCGACGGCCAGTTGCTCGCGGAGCGCCGCAACGGTGTCCTCGTCGTCCCCGCCGCATTCCTCGCCGCCGGAGGCGTGGTGAAGGGGCTGCCCGGCACCATCACGGTGCTGCGCGACTCCGGCTACTCGACCGATGAGATCCTGCGCTGGCTGTTCACCGAAGACGAGACCCTGCCGGGCACGCCCATCGAGGCGTTGCGCGGCGACCGCGGGCGCGAGGTCAAGCGCCGCGCCCAGGCGATGGGCTTCTGA
- a CDS encoding ArsA family ATPase: protein MSARLLLFTGKGGVGKTTLAAATAAALAAGGRKALVVSTDPAHSLGDAFGVPLGGAVSEVDAGLHAAQIDPRALVDDAWRELRGHLRTVLAGAGVDELDAEELTVLPGVEELLALAEVRRLAGTGPWDVVVVDCGPTAETLRLLALPEALGSYLERLFPTHRRVVRGLLAGLAGSTSVERWDATADALGRLAESLEQLRALLTSEATSVRLVLTPERVVAAETRRTVTALALQGIRVDGVVANRLVPHPGAARGAAATWMRTRRAEQDAVLASLADLGSVRCVEHRAGEPVGLPALLEIAAGLYGETDPLAGTAAEGPLVDVVRVGDEYELRLAVAVGDSDLDLVRVGDDLAVTVDGRRKLVALPSLLRRCEVVGAELDETGLAVRFRPDPDLWMR, encoded by the coding sequence ATGAGCGCACGCCTGCTGCTGTTCACCGGTAAGGGCGGGGTCGGCAAGACGACCTTGGCCGCCGCGACCGCCGCCGCGCTGGCCGCCGGCGGGCGCAAGGCGCTGGTCGTGTCCACCGACCCGGCGCACTCCCTGGGCGACGCGTTCGGCGTGCCGCTGGGCGGTGCCGTGTCCGAGGTGGACGCCGGCCTGCACGCCGCCCAGATCGACCCCCGCGCGCTGGTGGACGACGCCTGGCGCGAGCTGCGCGGCCACCTGCGGACCGTGCTCGCGGGCGCGGGCGTGGACGAGCTGGACGCCGAGGAGCTGACCGTCCTGCCGGGCGTGGAGGAGCTGCTGGCGCTGGCGGAGGTGCGGCGGCTGGCCGGGACCGGGCCGTGGGACGTCGTGGTCGTGGACTGCGGGCCGACCGCCGAGACGCTGCGGCTGCTGGCGTTGCCCGAGGCGCTGGGGTCCTACCTCGAACGGCTGTTCCCGACGCACCGGCGGGTCGTGCGCGGGCTGCTGGCGGGGCTCGCGGGCAGCACGTCCGTCGAGCGCTGGGACGCCACCGCGGACGCCCTCGGGCGGCTCGCGGAGAGCCTGGAGCAGCTGCGGGCGTTGCTGACCTCGGAGGCCACGAGCGTGCGGCTGGTGCTCACGCCGGAGCGGGTGGTCGCGGCCGAGACGCGCCGGACGGTGACCGCGCTGGCGTTGCAGGGCATCCGCGTGGACGGCGTGGTGGCCAACCGGCTGGTGCCGCACCCCGGTGCGGCGCGCGGCGCGGCGGCGACCTGGATGCGGACCCGGCGGGCCGAGCAGGACGCGGTGCTGGCGTCGCTGGCGGACCTGGGTTCGGTGCGGTGCGTCGAGCACCGGGCGGGCGAGCCGGTGGGGCTGCCGGCGCTGCTGGAGATCGCCGCCGGCCTGTACGGGGAGACCGACCCGCTGGCGGGGACGGCAGCGGAGGGGCCGCTGGTCGACGTGGTGCGCGTCGGCGACGAGTACGAGCTGCGGCTGGCCGTGGCGGTGGGGGATTCGGACCTGGACCTGGTCCGCGTCGGCGACGACCTCGCGGTGACCGTGGACGGGCGGCGCAAGCTGGTCGCGCTGCCGTCGTTGCTGCGGCGGTGCGAGGTGGTCGGCGCGGAACTGGACGAGACCGGGTTGGCGGTGCGCTTCCGCCCCGACCCCGACCTCTGGATGCGGTGA
- a CDS encoding polyadenylate-specific 3'-exoribonuclease AS — MRFFYDCEFIEDGVTIDLVSIGVVDEEGREFYAVSTEFDPDKAGPWVRANVLNQLPPPADKAWRSRERIRRDLLEFLGGPKANRDDIELWAWFAAYDHVALAQLWGPMPALPRCLPRFTRDLRQRWEDVGKPRLPQAPADAHDALADARHNLARWKVIEAERARRGFVLR, encoded by the coding sequence GTGCGGTTCTTCTACGACTGTGAGTTCATCGAAGACGGGGTGACGATCGACCTCGTCTCCATCGGCGTGGTCGACGAGGAAGGCCGCGAGTTCTACGCCGTCTCCACCGAGTTCGACCCGGACAAGGCCGGGCCGTGGGTGCGCGCGAACGTCCTCAACCAGCTCCCGCCGCCGGCGGACAAGGCGTGGCGCAGCCGCGAGCGCATCCGGCGCGACCTGCTGGAGTTCCTCGGCGGGCCGAAGGCCAACCGGGACGACATCGAGCTGTGGGCGTGGTTCGCCGCCTACGACCACGTCGCCCTGGCCCAGCTGTGGGGCCCGATGCCCGCACTGCCCCGCTGCCTGCCCCGCTTCACCCGCGACCTGCGGCAACGCTGGGAGGACGTCGGCAAGCCCCGCCTGCCCCAAGCCCCCGCCGACGCCCACGACGCGCTCGCCGACGCCCGCCACAACCTCGCCCGCTGGAAGGTGATCGAGGCCGAGCGCGCCCGGCGCGGGTTCGTGTTGCGCTGA
- a CDS encoding 6-phosphofructokinase: MRIGVLTGGGDCPGLNAVIRAVVRKGIEVHGWEIVGFRNGWQGPVEGLSKPIGLADVEDILTRGGTILGSSRTNPYKLDGGVDKIRKVLADQGVDALVAIGGEDTLGVAKRLTDDGIGVVGVPKTIDNDLGATDYTFGFDTAVHIATEAIDRLRTTAESHHRALVVEVMGRHAGWIALHSGLAGGANVILVPERQFSVEKVVEWVERRFERQYAPIIVVAEGAIPEGGAEVLHSGEKDAFGHVRLGGVGTWLAEEIAERTGKESRAVVLGHTQRGGIPTAYDRVLATRFGLHAVDAVAEGDFGVMVALKGTDIVRVKLSEATAELKTVPLERYAEAEVFFG; encoded by the coding sequence ATGCGCATCGGTGTGCTCACCGGCGGTGGTGACTGTCCCGGTCTGAACGCGGTCATCCGCGCGGTCGTCCGCAAGGGCATCGAGGTCCACGGCTGGGAGATCGTGGGGTTCCGCAACGGCTGGCAGGGTCCCGTCGAGGGCCTGTCCAAGCCCATCGGGCTCGCTGACGTCGAGGACATCCTGACCCGGGGCGGCACCATCCTGGGCTCCTCGCGCACCAACCCGTACAAGCTCGACGGCGGTGTCGACAAGATCCGCAAGGTGCTGGCCGACCAGGGCGTCGACGCGCTCGTCGCAATCGGCGGCGAGGACACCCTCGGCGTGGCCAAGCGGCTGACCGACGACGGCATCGGCGTCGTGGGCGTGCCGAAGACCATCGACAACGACCTCGGCGCGACCGACTACACCTTCGGCTTCGACACCGCGGTCCACATCGCCACCGAGGCCATCGACCGCCTCCGCACGACGGCCGAGTCCCACCACCGGGCCCTGGTCGTCGAGGTCATGGGCCGGCACGCGGGCTGGATCGCCCTGCACTCGGGCCTCGCGGGTGGTGCCAACGTCATCCTGGTGCCCGAGCGGCAGTTCAGCGTCGAGAAGGTCGTCGAGTGGGTGGAACGGCGCTTCGAGCGCCAGTACGCCCCGATCATCGTCGTCGCCGAGGGCGCGATCCCCGAGGGCGGCGCCGAGGTGCTGCACTCCGGCGAGAAGGACGCCTTCGGCCACGTGCGCCTGGGCGGCGTCGGCACCTGGCTGGCCGAGGAGATCGCCGAGCGGACCGGCAAGGAGTCCCGCGCGGTCGTCCTGGGCCACACCCAGCGCGGCGGCATCCCCACCGCGTACGACCGCGTCCTGGCGACCCGGTTCGGCCTGCACGCGGTGGACGCGGTGGCCGAGGGCGACTTCGGCGTCATGGTGGCCCTCAAGGGCACCGACATCGTGCGGGTGAAGCTGTCGGAGGCGACGGCGGAACTGAAGACGGTCCCGCTGGAGCGTTACGCCGAGGCCGAGGTCTTCTTCGGCTGA
- a CDS encoding class II 3-deoxy-7-phosphoheptulonate synthase — protein MNWTVDVPVDTLPELPPLPPELRTRLDDALGRPAAQQPEWPDAEQVRRVRAVLESVPPITVPAEIDRLRENLAGVARGEAFLLQGGDCAETFADNTEPHIRANVRTLLQMAVVLTYGASLPVVKIGRIAGQYAKPRSSNIDALGLPSYRGDIVNSLVTTPEARIPDPSRMIRAYANAGAAMNLLRAMTSAGMADLHRLHEWNKDFVRTSPAGERYEALAAEIDRGLRFMSACGVDDSSLHTTEIFASHEALLLDYERALLRLDTTSDQPKLYDLSSHFLWIGERTRQLDGAHIAFAELLANPIGLKIGPSTTPEMAVEYVERLDPYNQPGRLTLISRMGNGKVRDVLPAIVEKVTASGHQVIWQCDPMHGNTHESSTGYKTRHFDRIVDEVQGFFEVHRRLGTHPGGIHIELTGEDVTECLGGAQEISDTDLAGRYETACDPRLNTQQSLELAFLVAEMLRS, from the coding sequence GTGAACTGGACTGTGGACGTGCCCGTGGACACGCTTCCCGAGCTGCCGCCGCTTCCGCCCGAGCTTCGCACGCGACTGGACGACGCCCTGGGCCGCCCCGCGGCGCAGCAGCCCGAGTGGCCGGACGCCGAGCAGGTGCGCCGGGTGCGCGCCGTGCTGGAGAGCGTGCCGCCGATCACCGTGCCGGCCGAGATCGACCGACTCCGCGAGAACCTCGCGGGCGTCGCGCGTGGCGAGGCCTTTCTGCTGCAGGGCGGCGACTGCGCGGAGACGTTCGCGGACAACACCGAGCCGCACATCCGCGCGAACGTCCGGACCCTGCTCCAGATGGCCGTCGTCCTCACCTACGGCGCGAGCCTGCCGGTGGTGAAGATCGGCCGCATCGCGGGCCAGTACGCCAAGCCCCGCTCGTCCAACATCGACGCGCTGGGCCTGCCGTCCTACCGCGGCGACATCGTGAACTCGCTGGTCACGACCCCCGAGGCGCGCATCCCGGACCCGTCGCGGATGATCCGCGCCTACGCCAACGCGGGCGCGGCGATGAACCTGCTGCGCGCGATGACCAGCGCCGGCATGGCCGACCTGCACCGGCTGCACGAGTGGAACAAGGACTTCGTGCGCACCTCGCCCGCGGGCGAGCGGTACGAGGCGCTGGCCGCCGAGATCGACCGGGGCCTGCGGTTCATGTCGGCGTGCGGCGTGGACGACTCGTCGCTGCACACCACCGAGATCTTCGCCTCGCACGAGGCCCTGCTGCTGGACTACGAGCGGGCGCTGCTGCGCCTGGACACCACCAGTGACCAGCCCAAGCTGTACGACCTGTCCTCGCACTTCCTGTGGATCGGCGAGCGGACCCGGCAGCTGGACGGCGCGCACATCGCGTTCGCCGAGCTGCTGGCCAACCCGATCGGCCTGAAGATCGGCCCGTCGACCACGCCGGAGATGGCGGTCGAGTACGTCGAGCGGCTGGACCCGTACAACCAGCCCGGCCGGTTGACCCTGATCAGCCGGATGGGCAACGGCAAGGTGCGCGACGTCCTGCCGGCCATCGTGGAGAAGGTCACCGCGTCGGGCCACCAGGTCATCTGGCAGTGCGACCCGATGCACGGCAACACGCACGAGTCGTCCACCGGCTACAAGACCCGGCACTTCGACCGGATCGTGGACGAGGTGCAGGGCTTCTTCGAGGTGCACCGGCGGCTGGGCACCCACCCGGGCGGCATCCACATCGAGCTGACCGGCGAGGACGTCACCGAGTGCCTGGGCGGCGCGCAGGAGATCTCGGACACCGACCTGGCCGGCCGGTACGAGACGGCGTGCGACCCGCGGTTGAACACCCAGCAGTCGCTGGAGCTGGCGTTCCTCGTGGCGGAGATGCTGCGCAGCTGA
- a CDS encoding Stk1 family PASTA domain-containing Ser/Thr kinase has product MERSATNVIGGLLEQRYRVGALVARGGMSTVYRGVDTRLERPVAIKVMDPQFSSDPQFVARFEREARAAAGLHHPGVVAVHDQGVDEDRVYLVMELVEGGTLRDLLNERGRLDVPLALTVLEKVLSPLAAAHRADLVHRDVKPENVLIGRGGVVKVADFGLARAVSTPGITSDNTTIMGTVAYLSPEQVTTGAADARSDVYAAGVLLYEMLTGTPPFVGENAISVAYQHVNDEVPALRDVPAEVAELVRRATRKEPFLRPADAEAFLSEVETARATLGIPQVDVPAVTHAADATAIAPLPSAEATAIAPHPSAEPATVRVQPVGVGAAGVGAVAYADPTVPVRRPDTGGPQGTRAMPRAFLGDPATGTPAGGTPLGPLTPPGPPTPPGTPKPRPKRPPRKKTPEQIQAELRAKGKKQLITWMSIALVAAVLIGLTAWWLSIGKVASVPDVVGKEQDVATAIIEDASLKTAVSTENSNTVPNGQVLRTEPAGGTELTRGDLVKVIVSRGKPVVPQVAAGSETAAAEKEIASAGLKSQLNPAEDAFSDRVPKGKVVTLKPAPGTPVDIGTTVTIVLSKGVEPKPVPNVKGKTKDEAFAELSAAGFEPVEGPQEPSGEVEGGRVIRTTPAAGTTLTTDKKVTVIIAQDRGVLVPNVEGKSVKDAKEELQKAGLQVEVQFNNRDRARVVNQSIRGGERVPKGTKIVLIAV; this is encoded by the coding sequence GTGGAGAGGTCGGCGACGAACGTGATCGGCGGGCTGCTGGAGCAGCGCTACCGAGTGGGCGCCCTGGTGGCACGCGGAGGCATGTCCACCGTGTACCGGGGTGTCGACACGCGCCTGGAACGGCCGGTGGCCATCAAGGTCATGGACCCGCAGTTCTCCTCCGACCCGCAGTTCGTGGCGCGGTTCGAGCGCGAGGCGCGGGCGGCGGCCGGGCTGCACCACCCCGGCGTGGTGGCGGTGCACGACCAGGGCGTGGACGAGGACCGCGTGTACCTGGTGATGGAACTGGTCGAGGGCGGCACCCTGCGCGACCTGCTCAACGAGCGCGGCCGGCTGGACGTGCCCCTCGCCCTGACCGTGCTGGAGAAGGTCCTCTCCCCCCTGGCCGCCGCGCACCGCGCGGACCTGGTGCACCGGGACGTGAAGCCGGAGAACGTCCTCATCGGGCGCGGCGGCGTGGTGAAGGTGGCGGACTTCGGCCTGGCCCGGGCCGTGTCGACACCCGGCATCACCAGCGACAACACCACCATCATGGGCACCGTCGCCTACCTGTCCCCCGAACAGGTGACCACCGGCGCGGCGGACGCCCGCAGCGACGTCTACGCGGCCGGCGTGCTGCTGTACGAGATGCTGACCGGCACGCCCCCGTTCGTGGGCGAGAACGCCATCTCGGTGGCCTACCAGCACGTCAACGACGAGGTGCCGGCGCTGCGGGACGTCCCCGCCGAGGTCGCGGAGCTGGTCCGCCGGGCCACCCGCAAGGAGCCGTTCCTGCGTCCCGCCGACGCGGAGGCCTTCCTGTCCGAGGTCGAGACCGCCCGCGCCACCCTGGGCATCCCGCAGGTGGACGTGCCCGCCGTCACGCACGCCGCCGACGCCACCGCCATCGCCCCGCTCCCCTCGGCGGAGGCCACCGCCATCGCCCCGCACCCGTCGGCGGAACCGGCGACGGTCCGCGTCCAGCCGGTCGGCGTGGGCGCGGCGGGGGTGGGGGCGGTCGCCTACGCCGACCCCACGGTCCCCGTCCGCCGCCCGGACACCGGCGGCCCCCAGGGCACGCGGGCGATGCCCCGCGCCTTCCTCGGCGACCCCGCCACGGGCACACCGGCGGGCGGCACGCCCCTCGGCCCCCTGACACCTCCTGGCCCACCGACGCCCCCCGGCACGCCGAAGCCCCGCCCCAAGCGCCCGCCGCGCAAGAAGACGCCCGAGCAGATCCAGGCCGAGCTGCGGGCGAAGGGCAAGAAGCAGCTCATCACCTGGATGAGCATCGCGCTGGTGGCGGCGGTCCTGATCGGCCTGACCGCGTGGTGGCTGTCCATCGGCAAGGTCGCCTCCGTGCCCGACGTGGTCGGCAAGGAGCAGGACGTGGCCACCGCGATCATCGAGGACGCCTCCCTCAAGACCGCCGTCAGCACGGAGAACAGCAACACCGTGCCCAACGGCCAGGTCCTGCGCACCGAGCCCGCCGGCGGCACCGAGCTGACCCGCGGCGACCTGGTGAAGGTCATCGTCTCGCGCGGCAAGCCCGTGGTGCCCCAGGTGGCGGCCGGGTCCGAGACGGCGGCGGCCGAGAAGGAGATCGCGTCCGCGGGCCTGAAGTCCCAGCTCAACCCGGCCGAGGACGCGTTCAGCGACCGGGTGCCCAAGGGCAAGGTGGTCACCCTCAAGCCCGCGCCCGGCACCCCGGTCGACATCGGCACGACGGTCACCATCGTGCTGAGCAAGGGCGTCGAGCCCAAGCCCGTGCCGAACGTGAAGGGCAAGACCAAGGACGAGGCCTTCGCCGAGCTGTCGGCAGCGGGTTTCGAGCCCGTCGAGGGGCCGCAGGAGCCCTCCGGCGAGGTCGAGGGCGGCCGGGTCATCCGCACCACCCCGGCGGCCGGCACCACCCTGACCACCGACAAGAAGGTCACGGTGATCATCGCCCAGGACCGGGGCGTGCTCGTGCCCAACGTCGAGGGCAAGTCGGTCAAGGACGCCAAGGAAGAGCTGCAGAAGGCCGGGTTGCAGGTCGAGGTCCAGTTCAACAACCGCGATCGCGCGAGGGTGGTGAACCAGTCCATCCGCGGCGGCGAACGCGTGCCGAAGGGCACCAAGATCGTCCTGATCGCGGTGTGA
- a CDS encoding SRPBCC family protein yields MADESTQSIVIDAEPAKILAVIADFAAYPEWANGVKRTEVLETGADGYAAQVKFNIDQGPIKDEYVLAYDQWSEQRVSWHLVKGQMQKSQEGSYAFTPRGGSTEVTYTLSVQLVVPMIGLFRRKAEKMIMDTALKELKRRVENAG; encoded by the coding sequence ATGGCCGACGAGTCCACCCAGTCCATCGTGATCGACGCTGAGCCCGCGAAGATCCTCGCGGTGATCGCCGACTTCGCCGCCTACCCGGAGTGGGCCAACGGCGTGAAGCGCACCGAGGTGCTGGAGACCGGGGCGGACGGGTACGCGGCGCAGGTCAAGTTCAACATCGACCAGGGGCCGATCAAGGACGAGTACGTGCTGGCCTACGACCAGTGGTCCGAGCAGCGGGTCTCGTGGCACCTGGTCAAGGGGCAGATGCAGAAGTCCCAGGAGGGCAGCTACGCCTTCACCCCGCGCGGCGGCTCGACCGAGGTCACCTACACCCTGTCGGTGCAGCTGGTCGTGCCGATGATCGGCCTGTTCCGCCGCAAGGCGGAGAAGATGATCATGGACACCGCGCTCAAGGAGCTCAAGCGCCGGGTGGAAAACGCTGGATGA